In the genome of Raphanus sativus cultivar WK10039 chromosome 4, ASM80110v3, whole genome shotgun sequence, one region contains:
- the LOC130510769 gene encoding uncharacterized protein LOC130510769 isoform X2 produces the protein MGPKQKPKQKNKQPIVYEEDYVPIKTLTKYGLDPKTVKTLGNGDIWNNLLMENNITNNKKLLAGIKGLQETYYDKICEAVDDIMGSLNSEVQVFIQKTLVSLEEMYNKKGDDMKPIVRATSKCVEACYSFDEMHETLSARFGQPLRTTQKMYDFYFTGKKGCKAYKQLSLVRAAQRRAEKLQSQKQQLNLDDKIYTEQEQAGENQVHEQAREDRVPEQKEQQAREDQVPEQKEKAGEDQVTEQKEQAEPTKVEEPIKEEDELNTEHKEQVYSESSLLPNLKQEQAGEDQLPEQKEEAESLEVELPIQDEDEVNTEHKVQVYSESSVLPISTQLINYLKEILDAMTSQEKMMEALMDLQTEIATKDDLEAFERDLGRRLEAIGEDIALQVANELESLPRA, from the exons ATGGGTCCGAAGCAGAAGCCTAAGCAGAAGAATAAGCAGCCTATCGTTTATGAGGAAGATTACGTACCAATCAAAACAT TAACCAAGTACGGTCTAGACCCTAAAACTGTGAAAACGCTGGGAAATGGTGACATTTGGAACAATCTTCTCATGGAAAACAACATCACGAACAACAAGAAGCTCCTCGCTGGAATCAAAGGTTTACAAGAGACTTACTATGACAAAATCTGTGAAGCTGTTGACGATATAATG GGTTCACTAAACTCTGAAGTTCAAGTCTTCATTCAGAAGACTCTGGTTTCACTTGAAGAGATGTACAATAAGAAAGGTGATGACATGAAACCTATTGTTCGTGCCACGTCAAAATGTGTTGAAGCTTGTTACTCATTCGATGAGATGCATGAGACTTTGTCCGCGAGATTTGGTCAGCCACTCAGAACAACCCAGAAGATGTATGACTTCTATTTTACTGGTAAAAAGGGATGTAAAGCTTACAAGCAACTTTCATTGGTGCGTGCTGCACAAAGAAGAGCAGAGAAACTCCAGAGCCAAAAGCAGCAGCTCAACCTTGACGACAAG ATTTATACTGAGCAGGAGCAAGCTGGAGAAAATCAAGTTCATGAGCAAGCTAGGGAAGATCGAGTTCCTGAGCAGAAGGAGCAGCAAGCTAGAGAAGATCAAGTTCCTGAGCAGAAGGAGAAAGCTGGAGAAGATCAAGTTACTGAGCAGAAGGAGCAAGCTGAACCAACTAAAGTCGAAGAACCaattaaagaagaagatgaacttaATACTGAGCACAAGGAGCAAGTTTACAGTGAATCATCACTTCTTCCAAATTTGAAACAG GAGCAAGCTGGAGAAGATCAACTTCCTGAGCAGAAGGAGGAAGCTGAATCGCTTGAAGTTGAACTTCCAATTCAAGATGAAGATGAAGTTAATACTGAGCACAAGGTACAAGTTTACAGTGAATCATCAGTTCTTCCAATTTCGACACAG CTTATTAACTATCTGAAGGAGATCTTGGACGCTATGACATCTCAGGAGAAGATGATGGAAGCTTTAATGGACTTGCAAACTGAGATTGCAACGAAGGATGACCTAGAAGCTTTTGAGAGAGACTTAGGGAGAAGACTTGAAGCTATTGGTGAAGACATAGCACTCCAAGTGGCAAATGAACTGGAATCTCTTCCTAGGGCATAG
- the LOC130510769 gene encoding uncharacterized protein LOC130510769 isoform X3 — translation MGPKQKPKQKNKQPIVYEEDYVPIKTLTKYGLDPKTVKTLGNGDIWNNLLMENNITNNKKLLAGIKGLQETYYDKICEAVDDIMGSLNSEVQVFIQKTLVSLEEMYNKKGDDMKPIVRATSKCVEACYSFDEMHETLSARFGQPLRTTQKMYDFYFTGKKGCKAYKQLSLVRAAQRRAEKLQSQKQQLNLDDKEQAGENQVHEQAREDRVPEQKEQQAREDQVPEQKEKAGEDQVTEQKEQAEPTKVEEPIKEEDELNTEHKEQVYSESSLLPNLKQINIEQEQAGEDQLPEQKEEAESLEVELPIQDEDEVNTEHKVQVYSESSVLPISTQLINYLKEILDAMTSQEKMMEALMDLQTEIATKDDLEAFERDLGRRLEAIGEDIALQVANELESLPRA, via the exons ATGGGTCCGAAGCAGAAGCCTAAGCAGAAGAATAAGCAGCCTATCGTTTATGAGGAAGATTACGTACCAATCAAAACAT TAACCAAGTACGGTCTAGACCCTAAAACTGTGAAAACGCTGGGAAATGGTGACATTTGGAACAATCTTCTCATGGAAAACAACATCACGAACAACAAGAAGCTCCTCGCTGGAATCAAAGGTTTACAAGAGACTTACTATGACAAAATCTGTGAAGCTGTTGACGATATAATG GGTTCACTAAACTCTGAAGTTCAAGTCTTCATTCAGAAGACTCTGGTTTCACTTGAAGAGATGTACAATAAGAAAGGTGATGACATGAAACCTATTGTTCGTGCCACGTCAAAATGTGTTGAAGCTTGTTACTCATTCGATGAGATGCATGAGACTTTGTCCGCGAGATTTGGTCAGCCACTCAGAACAACCCAGAAGATGTATGACTTCTATTTTACTGGTAAAAAGGGATGTAAAGCTTACAAGCAACTTTCATTGGTGCGTGCTGCACAAAGAAGAGCAGAGAAACTCCAGAGCCAAAAGCAGCAGCTCAACCTTGACGACAAG GAGCAAGCTGGAGAAAATCAAGTTCATGAGCAAGCTAGGGAAGATCGAGTTCCTGAGCAGAAGGAGCAGCAAGCTAGAGAAGATCAAGTTCCTGAGCAGAAGGAGAAAGCTGGAGAAGATCAAGTTACTGAGCAGAAGGAGCAAGCTGAACCAACTAAAGTCGAAGAACCaattaaagaagaagatgaacttaATACTGAGCACAAGGAGCAAGTTTACAGTGAATCATCACTTCTTCCAAATTTGAAACAG ATTAATATTGAGCAGGAGCAAGCTGGAGAAGATCAACTTCCTGAGCAGAAGGAGGAAGCTGAATCGCTTGAAGTTGAACTTCCAATTCAAGATGAAGATGAAGTTAATACTGAGCACAAGGTACAAGTTTACAGTGAATCATCAGTTCTTCCAATTTCGACACAG CTTATTAACTATCTGAAGGAGATCTTGGACGCTATGACATCTCAGGAGAAGATGATGGAAGCTTTAATGGACTTGCAAACTGAGATTGCAACGAAGGATGACCTAGAAGCTTTTGAGAGAGACTTAGGGAGAAGACTTGAAGCTATTGGTGAAGACATAGCACTCCAAGTGGCAAATGAACTGGAATCTCTTCCTAGGGCATAG
- the LOC130510769 gene encoding uncharacterized protein LOC130510769 isoform X4 — MGPKQKPKQKNKQPIVYEEDYVPIKTLTKYGLDPKTVKTLGNGDIWNNLLMENNITNNKKLLAGIKGLQETYYDKICEAVDDIMGSLNSEVQVFIQKTLVSLEEMYNKKGDDMKPIVRATSKCVEACYSFDEMHETLSARFGQPLRTTQKMYDFYFTGKKGCKAYKQLSLVRAAQRRAEKLQSQKQQLNLDDKIYTEQEQAGENQVHEQAREDRVPEQKEQQAREDQVPEQKEKAGEDQVTEQKEQAEPTKVEEPIKEEDELNTEHKEQVYSESSLLPNLKQINIEQEQAGEDQLPEQKEEAESLEVELPIQDEDEVNTEHKLINYLKEILDAMTSQEKMMEALMDLQTEIATKDDLEAFERDLGRRLEAIGEDIALQVANELESLPRA, encoded by the exons ATGGGTCCGAAGCAGAAGCCTAAGCAGAAGAATAAGCAGCCTATCGTTTATGAGGAAGATTACGTACCAATCAAAACAT TAACCAAGTACGGTCTAGACCCTAAAACTGTGAAAACGCTGGGAAATGGTGACATTTGGAACAATCTTCTCATGGAAAACAACATCACGAACAACAAGAAGCTCCTCGCTGGAATCAAAGGTTTACAAGAGACTTACTATGACAAAATCTGTGAAGCTGTTGACGATATAATG GGTTCACTAAACTCTGAAGTTCAAGTCTTCATTCAGAAGACTCTGGTTTCACTTGAAGAGATGTACAATAAGAAAGGTGATGACATGAAACCTATTGTTCGTGCCACGTCAAAATGTGTTGAAGCTTGTTACTCATTCGATGAGATGCATGAGACTTTGTCCGCGAGATTTGGTCAGCCACTCAGAACAACCCAGAAGATGTATGACTTCTATTTTACTGGTAAAAAGGGATGTAAAGCTTACAAGCAACTTTCATTGGTGCGTGCTGCACAAAGAAGAGCAGAGAAACTCCAGAGCCAAAAGCAGCAGCTCAACCTTGACGACAAG ATTTATACTGAGCAGGAGCAAGCTGGAGAAAATCAAGTTCATGAGCAAGCTAGGGAAGATCGAGTTCCTGAGCAGAAGGAGCAGCAAGCTAGAGAAGATCAAGTTCCTGAGCAGAAGGAGAAAGCTGGAGAAGATCAAGTTACTGAGCAGAAGGAGCAAGCTGAACCAACTAAAGTCGAAGAACCaattaaagaagaagatgaacttaATACTGAGCACAAGGAGCAAGTTTACAGTGAATCATCACTTCTTCCAAATTTGAAACAG ATTAATATTGAGCAGGAGCAAGCTGGAGAAGATCAACTTCCTGAGCAGAAGGAGGAAGCTGAATCGCTTGAAGTTGAACTTCCAATTCAAGATGAAGATGAAGTTAATACTGAGCACAAG CTTATTAACTATCTGAAGGAGATCTTGGACGCTATGACATCTCAGGAGAAGATGATGGAAGCTTTAATGGACTTGCAAACTGAGATTGCAACGAAGGATGACCTAGAAGCTTTTGAGAGAGACTTAGGGAGAAGACTTGAAGCTATTGGTGAAGACATAGCACTCCAAGTGGCAAATGAACTGGAATCTCTTCCTAGGGCATAG
- the LOC130510769 gene encoding uncharacterized protein LOC130510769 isoform X1 — MGPKQKPKQKNKQPIVYEEDYVPIKTLTKYGLDPKTVKTLGNGDIWNNLLMENNITNNKKLLAGIKGLQETYYDKICEAVDDIMGSLNSEVQVFIQKTLVSLEEMYNKKGDDMKPIVRATSKCVEACYSFDEMHETLSARFGQPLRTTQKMYDFYFTGKKGCKAYKQLSLVRAAQRRAEKLQSQKQQLNLDDKIYTEQEQAGENQVHEQAREDRVPEQKEQQAREDQVPEQKEKAGEDQVTEQKEQAEPTKVEEPIKEEDELNTEHKEQVYSESSLLPNLKQINIEQEQAGEDQLPEQKEEAESLEVELPIQDEDEVNTEHKVQVYSESSVLPISTQLINYLKEILDAMTSQEKMMEALMDLQTEIATKDDLEAFERDLGRRLEAIGEDIALQVANELESLPRA; from the exons ATGGGTCCGAAGCAGAAGCCTAAGCAGAAGAATAAGCAGCCTATCGTTTATGAGGAAGATTACGTACCAATCAAAACAT TAACCAAGTACGGTCTAGACCCTAAAACTGTGAAAACGCTGGGAAATGGTGACATTTGGAACAATCTTCTCATGGAAAACAACATCACGAACAACAAGAAGCTCCTCGCTGGAATCAAAGGTTTACAAGAGACTTACTATGACAAAATCTGTGAAGCTGTTGACGATATAATG GGTTCACTAAACTCTGAAGTTCAAGTCTTCATTCAGAAGACTCTGGTTTCACTTGAAGAGATGTACAATAAGAAAGGTGATGACATGAAACCTATTGTTCGTGCCACGTCAAAATGTGTTGAAGCTTGTTACTCATTCGATGAGATGCATGAGACTTTGTCCGCGAGATTTGGTCAGCCACTCAGAACAACCCAGAAGATGTATGACTTCTATTTTACTGGTAAAAAGGGATGTAAAGCTTACAAGCAACTTTCATTGGTGCGTGCTGCACAAAGAAGAGCAGAGAAACTCCAGAGCCAAAAGCAGCAGCTCAACCTTGACGACAAG ATTTATACTGAGCAGGAGCAAGCTGGAGAAAATCAAGTTCATGAGCAAGCTAGGGAAGATCGAGTTCCTGAGCAGAAGGAGCAGCAAGCTAGAGAAGATCAAGTTCCTGAGCAGAAGGAGAAAGCTGGAGAAGATCAAGTTACTGAGCAGAAGGAGCAAGCTGAACCAACTAAAGTCGAAGAACCaattaaagaagaagatgaacttaATACTGAGCACAAGGAGCAAGTTTACAGTGAATCATCACTTCTTCCAAATTTGAAACAG ATTAATATTGAGCAGGAGCAAGCTGGAGAAGATCAACTTCCTGAGCAGAAGGAGGAAGCTGAATCGCTTGAAGTTGAACTTCCAATTCAAGATGAAGATGAAGTTAATACTGAGCACAAGGTACAAGTTTACAGTGAATCATCAGTTCTTCCAATTTCGACACAG CTTATTAACTATCTGAAGGAGATCTTGGACGCTATGACATCTCAGGAGAAGATGATGGAAGCTTTAATGGACTTGCAAACTGAGATTGCAACGAAGGATGACCTAGAAGCTTTTGAGAGAGACTTAGGGAGAAGACTTGAAGCTATTGGTGAAGACATAGCACTCCAAGTGGCAAATGAACTGGAATCTCTTCCTAGGGCATAG
- the LOC108851319 gene encoding transcription factor bHLH130, translated as MDSNTHNHLYDSNHIPSSGSGLLRFRSAPSSVLAAFVDEDNNKSGLGGSSDRLLSRFASSNGSNEFEAKSPVSLTNTSVSYAASLPPPPQQQQPEPSGFLGLPPHYPRHSKGMMNTIGLDQFLNNHHTKPVESSLLRQSSSPAGMFTNLTAQNGYGSVRSLMDYVGEEEDQASPSSSNELRRHNSLSSRPPSSLGMLSQIPEISPESSFQYSHWNDPASFIDNFSSLKRETEDDDGKLFQNGESGNRMQLLSHHLSLPKSLSTASDMVSVDKYMQLQDSVPCKIRAKRGCATHPRSIAERVRRTKISERMRKLQELVPNMDKQTNTADMLDLAVDYIKDLQRQYKILNENRANCKCMHKEKNLI; from the exons ATGGATTCAAACACTCACAATCATCTCTACGACTCGAATCACATACCTTCTTCCGGTTCCGGTCTTCTTCGCTTCCGATCAGCTCCAAGCTCTGTTCTCGCCGCTTTCGTAGACGAGGACAACAACAAGAGTGGACTCGGCGGCTCCTCCGACAGGCTCCTTTCAAGATTCGCCAGCTCTAACGGGTCGAATGAATTCGAGGCTAAGTCTCCTGTTTCGTTAACGAACACCTCTGTTTCATACGccgcctctcttcctcctcctccgcagcagcagcagcctgAGCCGTCGGGGTTTCTCGGTTTGCCGCCGCATTATCCGAGACATAGTAAAGGGATGATGAACACGATTGGTTTGGATCAGTTTCTGAATAATCATCACACCAAACCTGTTGAATCAAGTCTTCTCCGGCAAAGCAGCTCTCCCGCCGGGATGTTCACCAACCTAACCGCTCAAAACG GCTATGGTTCAGTGAGGAGTTTGATGGATTACGTTGGTGAGGAAGAAGACCAAGCGAGTCCATCTAGTTCCAATGAGTTAAGACGCCATAACAGTCTCTCTTCAAGGCCACCTTCTTCTCTGGGAATGCTTTCTCAGATACCTGAAATTTCCCCTGAAAGTAGTTTTCAATATAGCCATTGGAATGATCCGGCCAGCTTCATTGATAACTTTTCCTCTCTCAAAAGAGAAACAGAGGATGATGACGGCAAATTGTTTCAG AACGGAGAGTCTGGGAATCGAATGCAGTTACTGTCGCATCATTTGAGTCTACCAAAGTCATTATCTACAGCCTCGGACATGGTTTCAGTGGATAAGTATATGCAGCTACAAGACTCTGTGCCTTGTAAGATTAGAGCCAAACGTGGTTGCGCCACACATCCTCGAAGCATTGCTGAACGG GTGAGAAGAACGAAGATAAGCGAACGAATGAGAAAACTACAAGAGCTTGTTCCTAATATGGACAAG CAAACGAACACTGCGGATATGTTGGATTTAGCTGTGGATTACATCAAAGATTTACAAAGACAGTATAAG ATTTTAAATGAGAACAGAGCTAACTGCAAGTGTATGCACAAGGAGAAGAATTTGATTTAG
- the LOC108851038 gene encoding uncharacterized protein LOC108851038 — MASSSHFHYHKDHKDDAMDYAFDEFFENPDIFPELKERKKRVFIEINREDGHEKLWNDYFSENPTYTSKLFRRRFRMNKSLFMRIVYRLSTEAPYFKPKEDATGRASLSPLQKCTAAIRQLAYGCSADTVDEYVRLAETTARKCLHHFTEAIITLFGDQYLRRPTPEDLERLLYMGEEHGFPGMIGSIDCMHWQWKNCPTPWRGMFARGTGKPTIVLEAVASQDLGIWHAFFGAPCTMNDLNILDRSPVFDDIIYGIAPEVNYYVNGNEYNMAYYLTDGIFPKCATFIQSIKLPQGEKNSLFAKKQEAVRKDVERAFGVLQSRFAVVKNPSKL, encoded by the coding sequence ATGGCATCTTCTTCTCATTTTCATTACCACAAAGATCATAAAGATGATGCTATGGATTATGCTTTTGATGAATTTTTTGAGAATCCTGACATTTTTCCAGAactaaaagagagaaaaaaacgtGTTTTTATCGAGATAAATCGGGAAGACGGCCACGAGAAGCTATGGAATGATTACTTTAGCGAGAATCCAACATACACTTCCAAGTTATTCCGGCGACGGTTTCGAATGAACAAATCATTGTTCATGCGTATTGTCTATCGTCTCTCCACCGAAGCACCgtattttaaaccaaaagaAGATGCAACCGGACGGGCTAGTCTATCACCCCTACAAAAATGTACGGCAGCAATTCGACAATTGGCATATGGTTGTAGCGCTGATACAGTTGATGAATATGTCCGACTTGCTGAAACGACAGCTCGGAAATGTTTGCATCATTTTACGGAGGCAATTATCACTTTGTTTGGCGATCAGTACCTACGACGTCCCACACCGGAGGATCTAGAAAGACTACTCTATATGGGAGAAGAACATGGGTTCCCAGGGATGATTGgaagcatcgactgtatgcattggcAGTGGAAGAATTGCCCGACCCCTTGGAGAGGAATGTTTGCACGAGGAACCGGAAAACCAACTATTGTTTTGGAGGCCGTAGCTTCACAGGACCTCGGGATATGGCACGCGTTTTTTGGAGCCCCATGTACTATGAACGATCTTAATATTCTTGATCGatcacctgtttttgatgacattatTTACGGAATAGCGCCAGAAGTAAATTATTATGTCAACGGAAACGAGTACAATATGGCTTATTATCTCACGGATGGTATTTTTCCGAAGTGCGCGACTTTTATTCAATCTATCAAACTACCACAAGGTGAGAAAAATTCATTATTTGCTAAAAAACAAGAAGCTGTGCGGAAAGATGTCGAGCGTGCCTTCGGAGTCCTCCAATCTAGATTTGCCGTTGTCAAAAATCCATCAAAGTTATGA
- the LOC108848593 gene encoding receptor protein kinase-like protein ZAR1 — protein MKLRWILPLLVSSISLCMSFCSSLNSDGLSLLALKSAVDNDPTRVMNQWSESDTTPCHWSGIVCTNGRVTSLNLFGKSLSGYIPSELGLLDTLNRLDLAHNNFSKPVPVRLFEPTNLRYIDLSHNSLSGPIPDQIRHLKSLNHLDLSSNRLNGSLPESLAELESLAGTLNLSFNRFTGEIPPSYGRLPLHVTLDLSHNNLAGKVPQVGSLLNQGPMAFAGNSHLCGFPLQTPCQELEIPNLVAVKPEGTQELQKPNPSVIGKEEGHEKQTTGSVTVSLISGVSVVIGAVSLSVWLIRRKQSSAVYKTETVVREFDEEGQEGKFVAFDEGFELDLEDLLRASAYVMGKGRSGIVYRVVAAEPSSSSSSSVVVAVRRLSDGNATWRFKEFVNEVENIGRINHPNIVRLRAYYYAEDEKLLITDFISSGSLYSALHGGPSNTRAPLSWAERLHIAQGTARGLTYIHEYSSRKYVHSNLKSSKILLDDELLPHISGFGLTRLVQGYPKLPDHSLSTNNVQSFATRLPAPQAAYLAPEARASSGYKPSQKCDVYSFGVILLELLTGRLPDGSSSENEGEELVSVVRKWHKEGRSLAEILDPKLLQHELAADRQAVAAIRVALNCTDMDPEMRPRMRSVSDSLGRIKSV, from the exons ATGAAGTTGCGTTGGATTCTACCACTTCTTGTTTCTTCCATCTCTCTCTGCATGAGCTTTTGTTCTTCTCTGAACTCCGACGGTTTGTCTCTTCTCGCTCTCAAATCCGCCGTCGACAACGACCCGACCAGAGTGATGAACCAGTGGTCTGAATCCGACACAACTCCCTGCCATTGGTCGGGAATCGTCTGTACAAACGGTAGAGTCACATCACTTAACCTCTTTGGAAAAAGCCTCTCCGGTTACATTCCATCAGAACTCGGTTTACTCGACACGCTTAACCGGCTCGATCTAGCTCACAACAATTTCTCCAAACCGGTACCGGTTCGTCTCTTCGAACCAACTAACCTCCGGTACATCGATCTCTCACACAACTCACTCTCCGGTCCAATCCCAGACCAAATCCGCCACTTAAAATCACTAAACCATCTCGATCTATCCTCTAACCGTCTCAACGGCTCACTTCCCGAGTCACTCGCCGAACTCGAAAGCCTCGCCGGAACACTAAACCTCTCGTTTAACCGATTCACCGGCGAGATTCCACCTTCGTACGGTCGGTTACCTCTCCACGTCACCTTGGATCTCAGCCACAACAACCTCGCCGGAAAAGTACCTCAGGTGGGTTCTCTGCTGAACCAAGGACCGATGGCATTCGCCGGAAACTCCCATCTCTGCGGCTTCCCGCTGCAGACGCCGTGTCAAGAGCTCGAGATCCCTAACCTCGTCGCTGTGAAGCCGGAAGGCACTCAAGAACTCCAGAAACCTAACCCTAGCGTGATCGGCAAGGAAGAGGGACATGAGAAGCAGACAACCGGTTCTGTAACGGTCTCATTGATATCAGGAGTTTCCGTCGTCATCGGAGCGGTTTCTCTATCGGTATGGCTGATCCGGAGAAAACAGAGCTCCGCCGTGTACAAAACAGAGACGGTGGTTAGAGAGTTTGATGAAGAAGGGCAAGAAGGTAAATTTGTAGCCTTTGACGAAGGGTTCGAGCTGGACCTTGAGGATTTGCTGAGAGCTTCGGCTTACGTGATGGGCAAGGGCAGGAGCGGGATCGTGTACAGAGTCGTGGCGGCGGaaccatcctcctcctcctcctcttctgtcGTCGTCGCCGTTAGACGGCTCAGCGACGGTAACGCCACGTGGCGGTTTAAGGAGTTCGTGAACGAAGTGGAGAACATCGGTAGGATCAACCACCCTAACATTGTTAGGCTGAGAGCTTATTACTATGCAGAGGATGAGAAGCTTCTCATTACTGATTTCATTAGCAGTGGCAGCTTGTACTCTGCTTTGCATG gtGGGCCTTCGAATACACGGGCTCCACTCTCTTGGGCTGAGAGGTTACACATAGCGCAAGGGACTGCACGAGGTTTGACGTATATACATGAATACAGTTCAAGAAAGTATGTACACAGCAACCTAAAATCAAGCAAAATCCTGTTAGATGATGAGCTACTTCCTCACATCTCAGGCTTCGGTCTCACACGTCTGGTTCAGGGTTATCCCAAACTACCAGATCATTCACTGTCCACCAACAACGTGCAAAGCTTCGCGACAAGACTCCCAGCTCCCCAAGCTGCTTACCTTGCACCCGAAGCACGAGCTTCTTCTGGTTACAAACCATCTCAGAAATGCGATGTTTATTCGTTTGGTGTGATTCTGTTGGAGTTGTTGACCGGTCGTTTACCTGATGGCTCCTCCTCTGAGAACGAAGGAGAGGAACTCGTTAGTGTTGTGAGGAAGTGGCACAAGGAAGGGCGATCGTTGGCTGAGATCTTAGACCCGAAGCTTCTACAACATGAGTTAGCAGCTGATAGGCAAGCTGTCGCAGCCATTCGTGTCGCTTTGAACTGCACGGATATGGATCCAGAGATGCGTCCTAGGATGAGATCTGTGTCTGATAGTTTAGGTCGAATCAAATCGGTGTAA
- the LOC108851039 gene encoding uncharacterized protein LOC108851039: MEKQETGGEESAKSVQKEAGALNKEMEKQETGGEGTAKSLPKEAGASSKEMEPTGGKDTSKSLQKEAVDFIREAMLMVDELKKANAGDATFEKICDALGFCVARCYSLAELQAHITQKFDLDADMLEVYTRPLFPGPVTSLEVKRTQSMLRCLLPRERKLKRRSRKLKRRSRKLKTRRKLKTRTKLGSVLAA, from the exons ATGGAGAAACAGGAAACAGGAGGAGAGGAAAGTGCTAAGTCAGTGCAGAAGGAAGCAGGAGCTTTGAATAAG GAGATGGAGAAACAGGAAACAGGAGGAGAGGGCACTGCTAAGTCACTTCCCAAGGAAGCAGGAGCTTCGAGTAAG GAAATGGAGCCAACAGGAGGAAAGGACACTTCTAAGTCACTGCAGAAGGAAGCAGTTGATTTTATAAGAGAGGCGATGCTGATGGTTGATGAGCTTAAGAAGGCGAACGCAGGGGATGCAACGTTTGAAAAAATTTGTGATGCACTTGGATTCTGTGTAGCACGCTGCTACAGCCTGGCAGAGCTTCAAGCTCACATTACCCAGAAGTTTGACTTGGATGCTGACATGTTAGAGGTCTATACGAGGCCATTGTTTCCGGGACCGGTGACGTCGCTGGAGGTGAAGCGTACGCAAAGTATGCTGAGGTGTCTTCTGCCAAGAGAAAGAAAGCTGAAGAGGCGAAGCAGGAAGCTGAAAAGGCGAAGCAGGAAGCTGAAGACGCGAAGGAAGCTGAAGACGCGAACGAAGCTAGGGTCCGTTCTTGCCGCTTAG
- the LOC108849786 gene encoding uncharacterized protein LOC108849786 translates to MPSTQPLTVAAKTLRNRIFSSRSGSTSAGASRWATPGHEERPKGFFMNRTPPPPGQSRKWEDWELPCYITSFLTIVILGVGLNAKPDLSIETWAHQKALERLEMERLASSAGDSSD, encoded by the coding sequence ATGCCGTCGACGCAGCCCTTAACCGTCGCAGCCAAGACCCTACGAAACCGGATCTTCTCCTCCAGATCCGGATCCACATCCGCCGGCGCGAGCCGATGGGCGACGCCGGGCCACGAGGAGCGTCCCAAGGGCTTCTTCATGAACCGCACTCCGCCGCCGCCGGGGCAGTCGAGGAAATGGGAGGATTGGGAGCTCCCTTGCTACATCACGAGCTTCCTCACGATCGTCATCCTCGGCGTGGGACTCAACGCGAAGCCTGATCTCTCGATCGAGACTTGGGCCCATCAGAAGGCCCTGGAGCGACTCGAGATGGAGAGGCTCGCGTCGTCCGCTGGAGATTCGTCCGATTGA